One part of the Gemmatimonadota bacterium genome encodes these proteins:
- a CDS encoding response regulator yields the protein MGKTALVVDDSTTMREMVSYSLKEAGFEAVTAGNGQEGLDALSGKSVDLIISDLNMPVMDGLTFIKHVRAIDSCKGVPILMLTTESQQSMKEQAKAAGATGWLVKPFNPEMLLKVIAKVVP from the coding sequence ATGGGCAAGACTGCATTGGTCGTCGACGATTCCACCACGATGCGTGAGATGGTCTCGTACTCGCTCAAGGAGGCCGGCTTCGAGGCCGTCACCGCGGGCAACGGTCAGGAGGGGCTCGATGCCCTGTCCGGCAAGTCGGTGGACCTCATCATCTCCGACCTGAACATGCCGGTGATGGACGGGTTGACCTTCATCAAGCACGTCCGGGCCATCGACAGCTGCAAGGGCGTTCCCATCCTGATGCTGACCACCGAGTCGCAGCAGTCCATGAAGGAGCAGGCCAAGGCGGCCGGGGCGACCGGGTGGCTGGTGAAGCCCTTCAATCCCGAGATGCTCCTGAAGGTGATCGCGAAGGTCGTTCCGTAA
- a CDS encoding chemotaxis protein CheW: MTHAGLDTDLDLAIDANQYLTFILGGEEYGLEILKVQEIKGHSGVTRMPNTPPHVKGVTNLRGAVVPIVDLRTKFALPEREYDKFTVFIIATVGTKIVGLVVDAVEDVVDIPAESVQPTPELATSLGGAYVRGLAQVGERLIALLDIDRIVGADVAALAAVA, encoded by the coding sequence ATGACCCACGCCGGGCTCGATACCGATCTCGACCTCGCGATCGACGCCAACCAGTACCTCACCTTCATCCTTGGTGGTGAGGAGTACGGGCTGGAGATCCTCAAGGTGCAGGAGATCAAGGGGCACAGCGGGGTGACCCGCATGCCGAACACCCCGCCGCACGTGAAGGGGGTGACCAACCTGCGTGGTGCCGTTGTCCCCATCGTCGACCTGCGCACCAAGTTCGCGCTCCCCGAGCGCGAGTACGACAAGTTCACCGTCTTCATCATCGCGACCGTGGGGACGAAGATCGTGGGCCTCGTGGTCGATGCGGTGGAGGATGTCGTCGACATCCCGGCCGAATCGGTGCAGCCCACCCCCGAACTCGCCACGTCGCTGGGTGGCGCGTACGTCCGCGGCCTCGCGCAGGTGGGCGAGCGCCTCATCGCCCTGCTCGACATCGACCGGATCGTTGGCGCCGACGTGGCTGCCCTCGCCGCCGTCGCCTGA
- a CDS encoding HAMP domain-containing protein — MLARFAFRSLRSKMLAAFLVMGLVPMTVVGWMEYARSRDMLIHDAKERLSLNAGSVIDKIDRNLFERYGDVQAFAGNPLARGSQGQRIDAANFYTRTYGIYDLMVIADVNGRVVAVNNVDKDGKPINSAALLGRTVKGESWFEEAISGRLAQGTTHIVDASSDPMVKEVLGGAGEVIFFSAPIRDPNGRVVGVWSNRASMARIVGEIVTASEKEMAATGAVSVRTTVVNKDGLVIAADSGAGVLERNLAKVGWESARQLLEGKSGALEELEPGTGEPHVSGFAKSAGALGFAGLGWGVVLHQDRYEALAEATSLRNTVLVIGSIAAVLIILAALTFARTIVQPIQEAVRVLGHVAETGDLTQQLNIKSNDELGEMAVSFNGFLSKLTQIATGMRRSATTVTRAARELSAVADDISSAAQSQASSLEETAASMEEITATVKHNAENASQASQLAGSARGVAEKGGRVTGDAVDAMGAINASSRKIADIITTIDEIAFQTNLLALNAAVEAARAGAQGRGFAVVASEVRSLAARSASAAKEIKGLISESTEKVNHGTTLVNQSGQTLDEIVTGVKRVTDIVAEIAAASREQSVGIEEVNRAVSQMDQITQQNAAQTEELSATAGTLATQATDLEQMVSWFKLSRDDQSFLGGAETAAPSRAMKRRTAKAPAAAAPAAREATDDDESFMGAGSGGDGFVDF, encoded by the coding sequence ATGCTCGCTCGATTCGCGTTTCGCAGCCTGCGAAGCAAGATGCTCGCCGCCTTCCTCGTCATGGGGCTCGTCCCCATGACGGTCGTGGGGTGGATGGAGTATGCGCGCAGCCGTGACATGCTCATCCACGACGCCAAGGAACGCCTCTCCTTGAACGCCGGGTCGGTGATCGACAAGATCGATCGCAACCTCTTCGAGCGGTACGGCGACGTACAGGCCTTTGCCGGCAACCCACTGGCGCGCGGGTCGCAGGGGCAACGGATCGATGCGGCCAACTTCTACACGCGGACCTACGGGATCTATGACCTGATGGTCATCGCCGATGTCAACGGCCGCGTGGTCGCCGTCAACAACGTCGACAAGGATGGCAAGCCGATCAACTCGGCCGCGCTGCTGGGCCGGACCGTCAAGGGCGAGTCGTGGTTCGAGGAAGCAATCTCGGGGCGCCTTGCCCAGGGGACGACGCACATCGTCGATGCCTCGAGCGATCCGATGGTGAAGGAAGTGCTTGGGGGGGCCGGCGAGGTCATTTTCTTCAGCGCCCCGATCCGTGACCCTAACGGTCGTGTGGTTGGCGTCTGGTCGAACCGCGCCTCCATGGCGCGCATCGTGGGCGAGATCGTCACGGCGAGTGAAAAGGAGATGGCGGCCACCGGGGCGGTCTCCGTGCGCACGACCGTCGTGAACAAGGACGGGCTCGTGATCGCGGCCGACAGCGGCGCGGGCGTACTCGAACGCAACCTGGCCAAGGTCGGGTGGGAGTCTGCTCGTCAGCTGCTCGAGGGGAAGAGCGGTGCGCTGGAGGAGCTGGAACCGGGCACGGGAGAGCCTCACGTCTCCGGCTTCGCGAAGTCGGCAGGCGCCCTGGGCTTCGCTGGGCTCGGATGGGGGGTGGTACTGCACCAGGACCGCTACGAAGCGCTCGCCGAGGCCACGTCGCTGCGCAACACGGTACTCGTGATCGGGTCGATCGCCGCGGTGCTCATCATCCTTGCGGCACTCACCTTCGCCCGCACCATCGTGCAGCCCATCCAGGAAGCGGTGCGCGTCCTCGGACACGTGGCGGAAACGGGCGACCTCACGCAGCAGCTCAACATCAAGTCGAACGATGAACTGGGCGAGATGGCCGTGTCGTTCAACGGCTTCCTCAGCAAGTTGACGCAGATCGCGACGGGGATGCGACGCTCGGCCACCACGGTGACCCGTGCAGCCCGCGAGCTCTCGGCGGTGGCCGACGACATTTCGTCGGCGGCGCAGTCGCAGGCCTCGAGCTTGGAAGAGACCGCCGCCTCGATGGAAGAGATCACCGCGACGGTCAAGCACAACGCCGAGAACGCGAGCCAGGCGAGCCAGCTGGCGGGGAGCGCGCGCGGGGTGGCAGAAAAGGGGGGACGCGTCACCGGCGATGCGGTCGACGCCATGGGGGCCATCAACGCGTCGTCGCGCAAGATCGCCGACATCATCACGACGATCGACGAGATCGCCTTCCAGACCAACCTGCTGGCGCTCAACGCGGCGGTGGAAGCGGCAAGGGCCGGCGCGCAGGGGCGCGGCTTCGCGGTCGTGGCGAGCGAAGTGCGCAGCCTCGCGGCACGCAGCGCCTCGGCGGCCAAGGAGATCAAGGGGCTCATCTCCGAGTCGACGGAGAAGGTGAACCATGGCACCACGTTGGTGAACCAGTCGGGGCAGACGCTGGACGAGATCGTGACCGGCGTGAAGCGCGTGACGGACATCGTCGCCGAGATCGCCGCCGCCAGCCGCGAGCAGAGCGTCGGGATCGAGGAGGTCAATCGCGCGGTCTCGCAGATGGACCAGATCACGCAGCAGAACGCGGCACAGACGGAGGAGTTGTCGGCGACCGCCGGAACGCTGGCCACACAGGCGACCGACCTGGAGCAAATGGTCTCGTGGTTCAAGCTCTCGCGCGACGATCAGTCCTTCCTTGGCGGCGCCGAGACGGCCGCACCGTCGCGGGCGATGAAGCGCCGCACGGCGAAGGCGCCGGCGGCTGCTGCCCCGGCGGCGCGCGAGGCCACGGACGACGACGAGTCGTTCATGGGGGCGGGGAGCGGCGGCGACGGCTTCGTCGACTTCTAG
- a CDS encoding response regulator transcription factor, translated as MEHTTSSQQAKILVIEDRREVLDVLQRTLSDNGFTVVTAVDGDEGLQAALDQQPHLIILDIGLPKRNGLSVARELRARAFTAPVLMLTARDTVTDKVQGFEAGADDYLAKPFDYDELLARVRALLRRSSMRDEATLMKVGDLTLNPLSREVMRGDRVIALTQKEYALLEYLMRHAGMPVSREQISEHVWKQEFDPTTNIVDVYINYLRKKIDHDADKALVQTVRGVGYRLASE; from the coding sequence ATGGAACACACCACATCTTCGCAGCAGGCAAAGATCCTCGTCATCGAGGATCGTCGTGAGGTCCTCGACGTCCTGCAGCGCACGCTGAGCGACAACGGGTTCACCGTCGTCACGGCGGTGGATGGCGATGAGGGGTTGCAGGCGGCGCTCGACCAGCAGCCGCACCTCATCATCCTCGACATCGGGCTCCCCAAGCGGAACGGGTTGTCGGTCGCGCGCGAGTTGCGCGCCCGCGCCTTCACCGCCCCGGTCCTGATGCTCACCGCGCGCGACACGGTGACGGACAAGGTGCAGGGGTTCGAGGCGGGGGCCGATGACTACCTCGCCAAGCCCTTCGACTACGACGAACTGCTGGCGCGCGTGCGCGCCCTCCTGCGCCGTTCGTCGATGCGGGATGAGGCGACGCTCATGAAAGTGGGCGACCTCACGCTCAACCCGCTCTCGCGCGAAGTCATGCGCGGCGACCGCGTGATTGCGCTCACACAAAAGGAGTACGCCCTCCTCGAGTACCTGATGCGACACGCGGGGATGCCGGTGTCGCGCGAGCAGATCTCCGAACACGTCTGGAAGCAGGAGTTCGACCCCACGACCAACATCGTGGACGTCTACATCAACTACCTGCGCAAGAAGATCGACCACGACGCCGACAAGGCGCTGGTGCAGACCGTGCGCGGGGTCGGCTACCGACTCGCCTCGGAGTAG
- a CDS encoding STAS domain-containing protein yields the protein MPTHRFPLSGSATVRTVMQLASQLRALPADGEVVVDCEGLTQCDAAALQLLVALGRRGGAGVRVERVPEEHVWRFRCVGITPVC from the coding sequence ATGCCCACGCACCGATTCCCCCTCAGCGGCAGCGCGACGGTTCGCACCGTGATGCAGCTCGCCTCGCAGCTTCGGGCCTTGCCCGCGGATGGCGAGGTCGTGGTGGACTGCGAGGGGCTCACGCAGTGCGACGCCGCGGCGTTGCAGCTGCTGGTGGCGCTCGGGCGACGGGGTGGCGCGGGCGTTCGGGTGGAGCGGGTGCCGGAGGAGCACGTGTGGCGGTTCCGCTGCGTCGGGATCACCCCGGTCTGCTGA
- a CDS encoding response regulator: MKILVAEDDLVTREILKRILTHMSDEILEANNGVEALEMIERHDPDFLFTDIQMPLLDGLAVVEAVRSSRTHSMLPIVCMSSVKDKDDITRLVSLGIADYILKPLRPGEVHERFRRVISQHAGWRQRQGAEGQTSLLVVDSDPNFRQFAIPLLEGDFVISQAISGAHALRVFQESELKPTTILVAEGLPMVSETQVVNLISKLSIESRTGIPSFWLVTDSELVPHEKARHFAGVIKRSFVPETFMAELRRTLLAGASPVDKLRRHLQEEAPKWMVTATRQTLGVMSGQDVTTLSSEGLTITDGISGRITLTGGDSRVEVVIACNRTDAERLAAKVLRRDATLESGGLDVFGELSNTIGGRARAALLERDFDLHISLPEISQRYNFDAAGRWDSSAWFSTANGDTFFVGLRAEEAGADLGGYDALAELEKASAPVGGGESADDALF; the protein is encoded by the coding sequence ATGAAGATTCTGGTGGCCGAAGACGATCTCGTCACCCGCGAGATCCTCAAGCGCATCCTGACGCACATGTCAGACGAGATCCTCGAGGCCAACAATGGCGTCGAGGCCCTCGAGATGATCGAGCGTCACGATCCCGACTTCCTTTTCACCGACATCCAGATGCCGCTGCTCGACGGCCTGGCGGTCGTGGAAGCGGTGCGTTCGTCGCGTACGCATAGCATGCTGCCGATCGTCTGCATGTCGTCCGTGAAGGACAAGGACGACATCACGCGCCTGGTCTCGCTGGGGATCGCCGACTACATCCTCAAGCCGCTGCGCCCGGGGGAGGTGCACGAGCGCTTTCGCCGCGTCATCTCGCAGCACGCCGGCTGGCGCCAGCGACAGGGGGCCGAGGGGCAGACGTCGCTCCTCGTGGTCGATTCGGATCCCAACTTCCGGCAGTTTGCCATCCCGCTGCTCGAGGGAGACTTCGTCATCTCGCAGGCCATCTCCGGGGCGCACGCGTTGCGCGTCTTCCAGGAGTCGGAGCTCAAGCCCACGACGATCCTCGTGGCCGAAGGGCTCCCGATGGTCTCCGAGACGCAGGTGGTGAACCTCATCAGCAAGCTGTCGATCGAGTCCCGCACGGGGATCCCCTCGTTCTGGCTGGTGACCGACAGCGAGCTGGTGCCGCATGAGAAGGCGCGTCACTTCGCCGGCGTCATCAAGCGCTCCTTCGTCCCCGAGACCTTCATGGCCGAGCTGCGACGCACGCTGCTGGCCGGGGCGTCGCCGGTCGACAAGCTTCGCCGTCACCTGCAAGAGGAGGCGCCGAAGTGGATGGTGACCGCCACGCGCCAGACGTTAGGCGTGATGTCGGGGCAGGACGTGACGACGCTGTCCTCCGAGGGCCTCACCATCACCGACGGCATCTCGGGGCGCATCACCCTCACCGGGGGCGACAGCCGCGTGGAGGTCGTCATCGCCTGCAACCGGACCGATGCCGAGCGCCTGGCGGCCAAGGTGCTGCGCCGCGACGCGACGCTCGAAAGCGGCGGACTGGATGTCTTCGGGGAGTTGAGCAACACCATCGGCGGGCGCGCTCGTGCCGCCCTCCTCGAGCGCGACTTCGACCTCCACATCTCGCTCCCCGAAATCAGCCAGCGCTACAACTTCGACGCGGCCGGGCGGTGGGACTCCTCGGCCTGGTTCTCCACCGCGAACGGCGACACCTTCTTCGTGGGGCTGCGTGCGGAGGAGGCGGGCGCCGATCTCGGTGGCTACGACGCGCTCGCCGAACTGGAAAAGGCCTCCGCCCCCGTGGGCGGCGGCGAATCGGCCGACGACGCCCTGTTCTAG
- a CDS encoding DUF1800 domain-containing protein, producing MPLPPVRHAFRAVLLAGMMACAGGPPSPTFVEPARSVGQRELSVDQQARHALNRLAFGPRPGDVARVTAMGVDRWIAQQLTPTRLDDSAMDRVLAPYATLDATAGELLRDYPPPAALLARQRLRDGNTTMNGADSLALRQSARKSRQFVAELLSARVARAVASERQLQEVMTDFWLNHFSVFVGKHQLRYTLPEYERTTIRPHTLGRFRDLLDAVAKSPAMLTYLDNAQSVADSGRPTLASRGNAGRGDARRRRQVQTAVDRRRATMGGVLRDSVAAGQGRRPRGLNENYARELLELHTLGVDGGYTQQDIIEVARALTGWTVRPPRTGEPTFWFNGAAHDAGEKRILGTRLAAGRGIEDGEQVLDLVARHPSTARFIARKLAVRFVSDSPPGALVERAADTFRRSDGDIREVVRTIVTSPEFFSHQAYRAKVKSPFEVVVSAARAVGGQADTSALSSLAVARLGQPLYGHQAPNGWPETGEAWMNTGAILSRINFGLTVASSRLPGARLSDWPPYATLRAAPREAQVAGVIEAFLGGEASRETREILMSGENPLLAGGAAPAGGEGGDARPVTPRRLAGLDQIVGLALGSPEFQRR from the coding sequence ATGCCGCTGCCGCCCGTCCGCCATGCCTTCCGTGCCGTCCTGCTGGCAGGGATGATGGCCTGTGCCGGGGGGCCGCCGTCGCCCACCTTCGTCGAACCGGCCCGAAGCGTCGGCCAACGCGAGCTCAGCGTCGACCAACAGGCGCGGCACGCCCTCAACCGACTCGCCTTTGGCCCTCGTCCGGGCGACGTGGCGCGGGTCACCGCGATGGGGGTCGATCGCTGGATCGCCCAGCAGCTCACGCCCACGCGACTGGACGACTCGGCCATGGACCGGGTGCTGGCGCCTTACGCGACGCTCGATGCCACCGCCGGCGAGCTCCTGCGCGACTACCCACCGCCGGCCGCGCTGCTCGCCCGTCAGCGCCTGCGCGACGGGAACACCACCATGAACGGCGCCGACTCGCTCGCGCTGCGCCAATCGGCGCGGAAGAGCCGGCAGTTCGTCGCCGAGCTCCTGTCGGCGCGCGTCGCGCGCGCCGTCGCAAGCGAACGCCAGCTGCAGGAAGTGATGACCGACTTCTGGCTCAACCATTTCTCGGTCTTCGTCGGCAAGCACCAGCTGCGCTACACGCTCCCCGAATACGAACGCACCACCATTCGGCCGCACACCCTGGGACGCTTCCGCGACCTCCTTGATGCGGTCGCGAAGAGCCCGGCCATGCTGACGTACCTCGACAACGCGCAGAGCGTGGCCGACAGCGGCCGCCCGACGCTTGCCTCACGCGGCAATGCCGGGCGTGGTGACGCCCGACGTCGTCGCCAGGTGCAAACCGCGGTCGATCGCCGGCGCGCCACCATGGGCGGCGTGCTGCGCGATTCCGTGGCCGCGGGGCAGGGACGCCGCCCCCGTGGACTCAACGAGAACTATGCCCGCGAGCTGCTGGAGCTGCACACGCTGGGAGTAGATGGCGGCTACACGCAGCAGGACATCATCGAAGTCGCGCGCGCCCTCACCGGGTGGACGGTTCGCCCGCCACGCACCGGCGAGCCCACCTTCTGGTTCAATGGCGCCGCGCACGATGCCGGGGAGAAGCGCATCCTCGGAACGCGCCTGGCCGCGGGGCGCGGGATCGAGGACGGGGAACAGGTGCTCGACCTCGTGGCCCGCCACCCCTCGACCGCGCGCTTCATCGCCCGCAAGCTCGCCGTCCGCTTCGTGAGTGACTCGCCCCCGGGCGCGCTGGTGGAGAGAGCGGCCGACACGTTCCGCCGCAGCGACGGCGACATCCGCGAGGTCGTGCGGACGATCGTCACATCGCCGGAGTTCTTCTCGCACCAGGCCTATCGCGCCAAGGTCAAGTCGCCGTTCGAAGTCGTGGTGAGCGCCGCGCGCGCCGTCGGCGGCCAAGCCGACACGTCGGCACTCTCGTCGCTCGCCGTCGCGCGCCTGGGACAGCCACTCTATGGACATCAGGCACCCAATGGGTGGCCCGAGACCGGCGAGGCATGGATGAACACGGGGGCGATCTTGTCGCGCATCAACTTCGGCCTCACGGTGGCGTCGAGCCGACTTCCGGGGGCGAGGCTCAGCGACTGGCCCCCCTACGCGACGCTGCGCGCGGCGCCACGGGAGGCACAGGTGGCGGGAGTGATCGAGGCGTTCCTCGGCGGCGAGGCGTCGCGCGAGACGCGCGAGATCCTGATGTCCGGGGAGAATCCGCTGCTCGCTGGGGGGGCGGCGCCGGCCGGGGGGGAGGGCGGCGACGCACGCCCCGTCACCCCCCGGCGCCTCGCCGGACTGGACCAGATCGTCGGATTGGCGTTAGGCAGTCCGGAGTTCCAGCGCCGTTAG
- a CDS encoding DUF1501 domain-containing protein → MQRRVFVKSGALALVTLGLSPSFLRRSAFAAELSRAKTGRVLVCLFQRGAADALNVVVPHGERAYYALRPTIAIPRPSRANDASALDLDGFFGLHPALGSLQRLYADGLLAPIHAVGSPSATRSHFDAQDYMESGTPDRKSTHDGWLNRYLAVAGTCEACTGGASPGGAIAPASPFRAVAMTAQTPRILEGPAPAVAMSSLGDFSVRATGSSAARLEALYRTGSADVVHASGSEMFEAVKMLRSANPQRYRSEHGADYPRSPFGQRLREIAQLIKAGMGLEIAFADVGGWDTHVNQGGGTGQLAARLRDFGDSIAAFVTDLGDRMDDVAILTMSEFGRMARQNGTGGTDHGHAGAMFVIGSRVQGRTVHGRWPGLEREQLYEGRDLALTTDFRTVFSELLTHHMGATDLSSVFPGYEPGAAGWPGVLRRA, encoded by the coding sequence ATGCAACGACGCGTCTTCGTGAAGTCCGGCGCCCTCGCCCTGGTCACCCTGGGGCTCTCGCCGAGTTTCCTGCGCCGCTCCGCCTTCGCCGCCGAGCTGTCGCGCGCGAAGACGGGAAGGGTCCTCGTCTGCCTCTTCCAGCGCGGCGCCGCCGACGCCCTCAACGTCGTCGTCCCGCACGGCGAGCGCGCCTACTACGCGCTCCGCCCCACCATCGCCATCCCGCGCCCCTCGCGCGCGAACGATGCGAGCGCGCTCGACCTCGATGGCTTCTTCGGGCTCCATCCGGCGCTCGGCTCGCTCCAACGACTGTATGCTGACGGGCTCCTCGCGCCGATCCATGCCGTCGGGAGCCCCAGCGCCACGCGTTCGCACTTCGACGCGCAGGACTACATGGAATCGGGGACGCCCGACCGCAAGTCGACCCACGATGGGTGGCTCAACCGCTATCTCGCGGTCGCCGGGACGTGCGAGGCGTGCACCGGGGGGGCATCCCCGGGGGGCGCGATCGCCCCCGCCTCGCCCTTTCGCGCCGTCGCGATGACGGCCCAGACGCCACGCATCCTCGAGGGGCCGGCCCCGGCCGTCGCCATGTCGTCGTTAGGCGACTTCAGCGTGCGCGCCACCGGCTCGTCGGCCGCGCGGCTCGAGGCGCTCTATCGCACGGGCTCGGCCGACGTCGTCCACGCCTCGGGGAGCGAGATGTTCGAGGCGGTGAAGATGCTGCGCAGCGCCAACCCGCAGCGGTATCGCAGCGAGCACGGCGCCGATTACCCGCGCTCCCCCTTCGGCCAGCGCCTGCGCGAGATCGCCCAGCTCATCAAGGCGGGGATGGGACTCGAGATCGCCTTCGCCGACGTCGGCGGATGGGACACGCACGTGAACCAGGGGGGCGGGACCGGTCAGCTGGCCGCGCGCCTGCGCGACTTCGGCGACAGCATCGCCGCCTTCGTCACCGACCTGGGTGATCGCATGGACGACGTCGCGATCCTCACGATGTCGGAGTTCGGACGCATGGCGCGCCAGAACGGGACGGGTGGCACCGACCACGGGCATGCCGGCGCGATGTTCGTCATCGGTTCGCGGGTGCAGGGGCGCACGGTGCACGGCCGCTGGCCCGGGCTGGAGCGCGAGCAGCTCTACGAGGGGCGCGACCTCGCGCTCACCACCGACTTCCGGACCGTCTTCTCGGAGCTGCTCACGCACCATATGGGAGCGACCGACCTGTCGTCGGTCTTCCCGGGTTACGAGCCCGGGGCGGCAGGCTGGCCGGGGGTGCTCCGCCGCGCCTGA
- a CDS encoding chemotaxis response regulator protein-glutamate methylesterase: MTVARRTRVFIIDDSALMRQVLSSILSTDPAVQVVGTAPDPISAWRKIKDMEVDVLTLDVEMPRMDGLTFLDKLMQNRPMPVVMVSSLTERGCNTTIRALELGAVDFVTKPKLDLAAGTSALGDEIILKVKAAARARVSRRAHTSSGGASLAPRAAEVQWKGASFAEATHRVVCVGASTGGTEALRVLLTALPADAPGIVIVQHMPEKFTKSFADRLNELCRIQVREAQDGDRVMPGLALIAPGSKHMRIRRSGAEYRVEVVVEDPVNRHRPSVDVLFESAARALGPNAVAVMLTGMGNDGARGMKLMHDAGARTIAQDEATCVVFGMPREAIATGAVEQILPLEAIAQASLNAASGAPSHR, translated from the coding sequence ATGACGGTCGCCAGGCGTACCCGGGTCTTCATCATCGACGACAGCGCGCTCATGCGACAGGTGCTCTCCAGCATCCTGTCGACCGACCCCGCGGTGCAGGTGGTGGGGACGGCTCCCGACCCCATCTCGGCGTGGCGCAAGATCAAGGACATGGAAGTCGACGTCCTCACGCTCGACGTCGAGATGCCGCGCATGGACGGGCTGACCTTCCTCGACAAGCTGATGCAGAACCGCCCGATGCCGGTGGTGATGGTCTCGTCGCTCACCGAGCGCGGGTGCAACACCACGATTCGGGCGCTCGAACTCGGCGCGGTCGACTTCGTCACCAAACCCAAACTCGATCTTGCGGCGGGGACGTCGGCCCTCGGCGACGAGATCATCCTCAAGGTGAAGGCGGCGGCGCGCGCGCGCGTGTCGCGTCGCGCGCACACGTCGTCGGGCGGGGCGTCGCTCGCCCCTCGGGCGGCCGAAGTGCAATGGAAGGGGGCGTCGTTCGCCGAGGCCACGCATCGTGTGGTCTGTGTCGGCGCGTCGACGGGCGGCACCGAGGCGCTGCGCGTCCTCCTCACGGCACTCCCGGCCGACGCGCCGGGGATCGTGATCGTGCAGCACATGCCGGAGAAGTTCACCAAGTCGTTCGCCGATCGCCTCAACGAACTCTGTCGCATCCAGGTGCGTGAGGCGCAGGACGGCGACCGCGTGATGCCCGGGCTCGCGCTCATCGCCCCGGGGAGCAAGCACATGCGCATTCGCCGCAGTGGGGCCGAGTACCGCGTCGAGGTCGTGGTCGAGGACCCGGTCAACCGGCATCGCCCGTCGGTCGACGTGCTCTTCGAGTCGGCGGCGCGCGCGCTGGGGCCCAACGCGGTGGCGGTCATGCTCACCGGAATGGGGAACGACGGGGCGCGCGGGATGAAGCTCATGCACGACGCCGGGGCGCGGACGATCGCGCAGGACGAGGCGACCTGTGTCGTCTTCGGGATGCCGCGGGAAGCGATCGCGACCGGAGCGGTCGAGCAGATCCTCCCGCTCGAGGCGATCGCGCAGGCGTCGTTGAACGCGGCGAGTGGCGCGCCGTCGCACCGGTAG